GTTGGTCTTGTGTGAACGTGGTCAAGATACTCGTATTGTATGATGCAACAGTAATGTGACTCTAATACTCTGAGCAGTGACACTGGTGATGACAAAATGTAGTGTGTATGGTTGCAGGGGTAAGGCGCACTATGAACGGGTTCATAATCGATCAACCTCGTCTTAACTATATGGAGATTCGAGGAAGCAGGAATTTCTTCAAAGAGCACATTGTTTCCAACATGGCATATAAGCATAAACCTAATTCATAATTTTATTACCACCATGGGCGGTCCAGTAGTTGCAAACAGCTACGAAATATTTTCTGCTACCAAGGGCCAAATGCAAACACATTTCACCCCTTGCTAAACAAGCAAAGACTCTTTAACCATTCAAGCCTAAGAGTCCAGTTGCACGTAGTTAGATGGGAAAAGTCCCGCATGGCCACCATAATGGCCAAACCACCAGTCCTCATCAGGGAATTCGAGGTTTGTAACTTTCGCGTCTTCTGGGAATGACAATTCTGTTTTTAAACCATATTAGTCATTGTCCTTTATAAACCCAGTATGCACGCATTTTACTCACCGTTATCCTCCGCCGCTTCATAGTCATACAAAGCTGTTGCAGTCGGCCCAGCCGCCGCGGGGGCACTTGGAGCTCCACGAGCAGCAGGCGAGGGTGCCGAGGGAGCTTCTGCAGCTGCCAACGGGGTGACACCAGCCTCTTCCTCGATTAGTTCAACATAATTGCTGGGAAATAGCCCGCTCTCTCCCAGGTGGTTCGTTCCCATCCACCAGTCCGCGTCTACCATCTCGATGTTGATAACAACCTGGCCTTCCACAAGGTCGATTTCGTTGCCCTCTGCTTTTTCATAGTCATACATAATGACGGCGCGGTGGCctccggcggcggctccatgATCTGGCTCTGTCTCCGGCTCTAGTGGTCGAGCAACTTCTGGAGCCGGAGGTTCTGGTTCCTGGGcgggaagaggagggggGAGAGGTCGTCGTTCAGGCTCGGGCTCGGGTTCAGGCTCTGGTTCGGGTTCCGTAGCACGAGCGACAGGCGCCGCCACTCGGATAGGCGATGGCTCCCTTTGCCCAGCAGGCTCATATGTAGAAGCATGCGCCTCcacttcctcttcctcctcatcagctGGCGGCGGTCTGCTGGGAAGGCCAGGAAGAGCGAAGCCGCCGGATGGTCTAGAGGTATCGGGCACAGGTGGAGGGGGAACAGATTGCGCATCTTCCTGGCGTGGCGCAGGGGGTGTAGGTGCTGAGCCGATGAGCGAAGTATCCTTGAAACGATCTCTCAAAGCAGAGACGCCAGAAGCAGAGTCATTAGCCTCGTCTGCAGGTCCTCTTTGGCGGTCATCGgcatgctgctgctcgcTTTCAACCAGTCCATCTCGGGAGTAGCCCGGTGCTTGCACGGCCCAGGACTTTCCAGTATAGCCGCTCTTCCATCCTTGCCCTCCACTCGATTGAGGCGTAACCGATGCTGGAGCAACAGGCGAAGATCCGGCGCCAACAGTTGACCCGCCCTGTCTAGCCTTCTTTTCAGCCCAAAGCTGTGAGGGAGTCTTGCCCCCTTGGTCAGCAAAAGTTCGGCTGGCAGATCCAACAGGCACATTGGGAGCAGGAGTTGGACCGCCGAAACCTAGACCTCCTGGAGTCGGTGCCTTTGTACCGGTGAACGTGGAGGCGCCTCCGAACTTGTTAGCAACCTTGGGTTTGGGCAATGACGTTATTCTCTCCGAGTGGGCGGGGTGAGAAAAGGCCGCGGCTCGGTCGGCCAAAGGCTTGGGTTCCGccgcagcttcttcttcccgtGGTTCAACAGGTTTTTGGGCTCTGGCTCTAATGGCTGCAATATCGACTTTCCCAACTGGTTCGTACGCGCCCTTCACCGGCGTGGGCCTGTCATCCTCTTTTCTCTGTGCGGCAGCTCGAATAGCGGCAATATCTACCTTGCCCACAGGCTGATATCCTCCTCCTACAACATCGCTAGTTCCGTCAGACTGTCGACTGCTGGCATCAAATCGTGAAGGCTCCGGCTTTTGCTTCGTGAGCTCCGCCATGTTGACTTTTGTAGGCTTGTATGCAGATTCCACCTTTTGAATCTCGGTTCTCGTGACAGGGGGGGCATCGACACCCCATCCTTCCTCATCAACATTCTCATCTCTCCGGGAGCGCGCAGCAACAAGGGGATCAAATGCCCTACCCGTGCTGGAAGCGGTCGGCGTAAAGACAGGCTTCGACTTGACTGGGGGAGGCGCTGCTCGAGCTACATCCCCAGAACCGCCGGCAGAATATTTGGCTCCGGAAGCATCGGCAACCTTTTGCATAATTGATTCGGGCTCCAGGTCAGTATCAGAGCGCGCGGTTATTTGGACGTGGTATCCGTGAAGAACCTTGGCCACAGCATTGAGATGGCTCGTGAAGTAGCCCTTGGTGCGCTCAGgaacgccgccgccgcaccaGGCAATGAGGACATTCTTCGGGAGAGATGTATTGGGGTCCTTGACCTTTACGAAAGCGAATTGAATGCGGCCTTCATTGAAGTCCTCGATCAAATCAGCCAGTTCACCACCTGTGTAATCTCACGTCAGAACTGTGGGTGTAGCGAAGGGAACAAGACACTCGTCGCGCCGGTTTCGTGGCGGGATGTTCTCACCTCCGGTGTTTTCAACCTTGAGAATACTCTCCTTGGAACCACTGTCTTGGAAAGCGTTCATCAAGGGAGCTTGGACGGAGAAGAGCGCCCACAGTGCAAGTGTGGCCGAGGTGCCAGCGGGAGGAGGGCCATTGACCACGCCATTGTAGCTGCTCTTTATGGAAGGGCCGTTGATGGACAGGTTCAACGACGCCATGTTCTTGAATAACGGCCGAAGCCGAGGTCAGAAGGGTTCGGTTGTTGAAGAAATTAAGAAGAGACAATGACGTCGATCGAGAGTTGCGGTTAAATCGGGCAGCAAAGCTCCTGGCTCCTTAGAATGCGGGGCCGGTTAATGGCTTTGGAAGGACAGCTCTGTATGATAGGTCGGGGGTGGGAATCAGACTAAAGGACGCTGAAACCCGGAAGAATCGGCGGAGTGCAACAGTTGTCCTGGAAGTGAGAGAGATGGCGACGGGGAGAATGAGCGAGTTGCTGGCCAGGCGGAGCTAGGAAATGGTGCTGCGGTGGTTTATGAAGCCACAAGCTGAGCTCGGATTTTGGCGACGTTGACGTTGACGTTGCTCGGGGCGCAAGGCGGGGCCAAACCAGCCTTTTGGTCCAGAGTGCGAACTGCTGACGTACGGACATGGATGTCAGGGTGTTCCAGGGGCAGAACTCTGacagagcacttgaggccTTGTGAGGCACTCACTACATGTAATCTACCTGCCAGCCCACCGGATGGTGGACTTTTGCCCCCCCACTGTACTTAAAAGTGTCGGAGCTTGGAGCTGAAGGCGGCTGTGAAGTACGGAGTCCAGTAGCTTCAAGCGGGTCGGGATCCTCAGACGTAGCACTTGAGAATGCGAGGCAAAAGGTATCCTagggtacctaggtacttaagtaggtacctgggAGGTACTTAAGCAGGCACTCGACCTGCCATGCACGCCTGCATCGCATCAATGTGTGATGTCGATTGGATTTATATCACTTTTAGTATTGTTGTTACTGGTTTTCCCTCTCTTTCGGCCAGCTGGATGTCGCGAAACGAGTTCCCTCCCCTCAGGCCAGCTCCGTCAGACCGCCCTCATTGCGACTTCTGCGCGAGCGACATGTCATGAAATTAACAACGCATCCATGCATCCACGCAACCACCCAGGGAGGGACGCATCAGCATCTCGAGTCCGAATATATGATCGCTGGCGACACCGTGGATCCCTTCAATTGATGTCTAATCCGGCCCTTCACGTTCGCTGGTTTCCGGCCACGCCAAAACTTGCCGCCGAGTGGTCCAATGCCATGCGACCAAAATGACGCAAGGCCGTCCAACCACAGGCTACCACCGTTGCCCCTCCTTCAGGGCCTTCTTTTCCGTCCCCCGAAGTTCGAGTCCCTCTAAATCAAAAAGTTGCCCCGCCAAATTTCCATCATCCAAACGATCATTGCTTCTATTCATCGCACCGCACCGCATTTTAACGCCACAGATAGCAGACAGCACGTGTGCACGATACATCGTACATCGCTTAGGCCTACAGGGTCCCTTCATCATTCAACATGTCAACCATCACTGAGATTACCACTCAGTCGCAGTGGGACGAGACTCTCGCCTCCCTGCCTTCTTCGACCCTGTTGGTGGTCTCCTTCCACGCACCCTGGGCAGCACCATGCGCTCAGATGGCCACAGTCCTCTCCACCCTCGCCTCAGAATATCCCGTCACAGACCCTTTGAACACCAAATGGGTATCTATAAACGCCGAGGAGCTAAGTGATATCAGCGAGGCCTATGATGTCACCGCTGTTCCGTTCCTTGTCCTCGTTCGAAACGGTCGGGTCGTGGAGACTgtcagcggcagcagcgccgTCAAAGTCAGAACCGCCATCGAGACGAATGCCCAAAAGGACGCATCTGCGCCGACCGCCGCTGTCAACAGTACCAACCAGACCAATGCGCCGGTTACCAAAACGGACGGGGCGAATGTCGATCccgagaagcagaaggaggAGCTCTTCAAGCGCCTGGCCGATCTTGTCAAGGCCGCACCTGTCATGCTGTTTATGAAGGGAACTCCTAGTGACCCTCAATGCGGCTTTTCACGGCAGATGGTTGGCATCTTGCGAGAGAACTCTGTCAAGTACGGCTTCTTTAACATTTTGGCAGACGATGAGGTTCGGCAAGGTCTGAAGGAATTTGCGGAGTGGCCCACCTACCCTCAGTTGTGGATTGATGGCGAGCTTGTTGGTGGTTTGGATATTGTAAGTGACATATCAACGACTGCTTGCTACCGTTCACGACGCTTCATCATGACTCCAGTTGCTGACATGGTCACCCAGATCAAGGAGGAAATGGGCAATAATGAGGATTTCTTCAAACCATATGCCGTGGGTGGcactgctgatgctgctgcttgaGGAACGAATATGACCAGGCGGCACGCTTAGTAGGGTACTTGCAGAATCCCGGTGTTGATATGGCACAGGAACTGAGACGCTTTCTGTCAGATATGAGTGGAAAACTGCATCGTGGTCTTGGAGCCACGCCACTCCGACGCTCTGGGGGAAGTCCATGGTTGTCGGGTAATATATGGGTAAGGTATCAAGAGACTGGCTGTTTATCCCACCCTGCTGGACCTTCAGGTAAATCGGGACAGCATGGGCACCATTGAGCGGCACATATGACTTGTCATGACGGAGATCGAGCTGTCGAGCATGACAACGTGGTCGAAACTTGGGAACGATAGCGTGTTACATTATATCGTCAAATGCTAATAACTCGCGAGACTGCACGCGTGGATAGCTGCATCGCATTTGTTGGGTTTTAAACATTGTATGCACAATCCGCTGACGCAACAATGCAGTTTATAATATTCGTGCAAATGAGATGGAAAACCTTCATATATCATGGAGGGTGACAGCATACCGTCGACAGTAGTCTACTCCTTACGGGAGTTGAGAAAGTCGTGAGCCAATGAATTATCGCAGCACACCAAGCCTGCGACCAATAAGAGACGTCCTAAAGAAGGGGACAGGGCCGATGCAGTTctattactccgtacatgaaCCGTCTTGTGCAATTAATCAGCCATGAAAGTTCGCCTCCTCCAACGCCCACCAGACACCCACAAGCCGCAAGAAGATTGCCAGCCAGCAGAAAAAGCCCAAAAGCACCCCATCGGAAACTTGAAGGTGATTTTATGCCAATATGGCTTACAAATCACTGTAGCATCAGAGACCCCTCTTTTCCCTCGTCAAGTCTCCATCAAACTCCTCCTGCTACTCGCCGTGTGTGTCAACGATGTGATGTGAGTCACAACGACTGATAAGCCATGGTTGCGAGCTGTCCACTTTGTCCACATACTTGACACCAGACATATTTGTCCACGCAAGCACCCGGTAGCCTTGTGTCTCTCACTTACACTGCAAATGGTGGCTTCGCAttgcagtacggagtaaacgGCGGTACATAGTAGCGCCAAAATCACGGGCGTGTCGAATATTTTCGGGGTTTGCGGCTTTCCTCCGTGAAGGTAGTAGAACGACCAGACACATTAAGTTCCAGATGTCCACCAAGGACCGTGTTGTTGTACTAGGCGGCCTGCGAAGTGTCGGGTACTTGTGGACTCTGGCAGTCTGTCATGATGGTTCAAGTACCCGTGCCGTTAAATTAGAAGACGCACGTCCGCCTTCTAATAGAGTTCGACTCCCACATCCTTCACCTTACTTAAGTATGCTCGACGTTAAGTCGAGGCTTGCGCTTGGCTGCAGCATCATGCATGCACCCCATTTTCGCCGGTTAGTGCCAGTAggtgggaacattgaagagtgGTGCGGCCATCACGAATGCAGAATCGAGGCGCATTGCTTAGATAAAATAAGTACAGCCAATGCCGGCTTCTTCGCTTCCCTCTTCTCTCCTCAACCTCATCGCCAAGGGCTTGCCCTCTTTTGCTACGCAGATTCGTGATTCCACTGGccgaccgaccgaccgaccgacTGCGTGCTCTACATGTTTGCAGCATCAGCGTCTGGTTCTCGTAGTTGGTCTCCAGCATCCGTTCACCAGTCCTTCCTTCGCTTCGACCATCCGTCCGCGCCGTTTCTCCTACATTGTAACCATTTCGTATCGACTCGGTCGCTGCATTGGCATCCAATCAATTCGATACCGACATTTGATATTGTGTGCATCTAACTTCAAGAAGAGGCTCTGGCACGCATGCACTTTGGTGGGGTCTTCGACTCCAATCTCAACCCGCGCTCAATAGACGAAACGTTACTTCTGGGAGAAGCAGGCTTTTAACCCGGAAAGAACATCCGGTGTTTTCGTTTTCATCGCTTCTATCCAGGCTGTGTGCCATCGTTTCTGAAGTGCGTTCTATTCAGGTGCGCAATATACCAGCTACGACAGCCCACATCATAGCAGACGGTCGGTTTCTAATCAGCGCCAACTTGGATCGTTTCTAGCCTCCTCACTACACATCATCTTTCAATCTAGTCGCCGTTGCCGCAGGTCGTTTTCATACTAGTTAGGTCTTACCGCGCTTCTCAACGGGGTTCTTGACTACACTGCTGGGTGAGGCCGATTCTGTTGACGGCGATTCCATACCTGGCCATCTGGACATCCAAGGTCTTATCTCCGAAACAGCCTAGCCACCCGGCTTTTCCTCATCCACCCACCATATCCAGAACAATTCGAACAAAAtgacgccaacaccaccttCTACAAACTCTTCCACAGGCAAGGGGTCGCCTGAAGAGCAGTTTCGTGTGGTGCGCAAGAGAAATCGAGTACCACTGAGCTGTTATCCGTGTCGTACAAGAAAGTAAGTAAGCCAACGGGCGAACTCCGCCCATATAATGATAGTCATACTAACATTTCATACCAGGCTGTAAGACGACTGGCTAGCATGAACGAAGACTTCCATTGTTTTTACTAACCCATGCATCCAGGAAATGCGATCGAAGTCACCCATGCAGCAATTGTACCAAGCGCGAGGGCAAGGACACGACATCATGCTCCTACGCAGCCCCCGCTTCTCGAAAGAAAAGTCAAAACCAAGCTGATTCGAGCCCCGACGATATGCAAAATAGGATAGACAGGCTTGAGGGCCTTGTGCTTTCCTTGATGCACAACGGCGCAAATATTGAGACTAACGCCCCGCGTACCAGCTTATCCACCTCTCAGTCGGTTACCGACAGTGGCTCCTCGGCTCAGATAGCGCGTGACGAGGAGGCAACCATGGCAGAAGACGACAGTGACGTGGATGATCATCTTGCCAAGTCCATTGGCGTTCTCAAAGTTGACGCTGATAGGGGAAAGTCAATGTATTTTGGCCAGGAACACTGGCATCTGATTCTAGCAGACATCGCGGAGGTCAAAAACTACTTCACCAGTCACAAAAACGAACTCGAGTCAAGTTACGAGAAGGTCAGATCATCAAAGCCGGCGACCGCACGGGAAGGGCCTACATTGCTTCTGGGCGCATCCCCTGCGTCCGAAGTAGAACTGCGTGATGAGCTCCCACCCAAATCAAA
The Metarhizium brunneum chromosome 7, complete sequence genome window above contains:
- the DBNL gene encoding Drebrin-like protein, producing MASLNLSINGPSIKSSYNGVVNGPPPAGTSATLALWALFSVQAPLMNAFQDSGSKESILKVENTGGGELADLIEDFNEGRIQFAFVKVKDPNTSLPKNVLIAWCGGGVPERTKGYFTSHLNAVAKVLHGYHVQITARSDTDLEPESIMQKVADASGAKYSAGGSGDVARAAPPPVKSKPVFTPTASSTGRAFDPLVAARSRRDENVDEEGWGVDAPPVTRTEIQKVESAYKPTKVNMAELTKQKPEPSRFDASSRQSDGTSDVVGGGYQPVGKVDIAAIRAAAQRKEDDRPTPVKGAYEPVGKVDIAAIRARAQKPVEPREEEAAAEPKPLADRAAAFSHPAHSERITSLPKPKVANKFGGASTFTGTKAPTPGGLGFGGPTPAPNVPVGSASRTFADQGGKTPSQLWAEKKARQGGSTVGAGSSPVAPASVTPQSSGGQGWKSGYTGKSWAVQAPGYSRDGLVESEQQHADDRQRGPADEANDSASGVSALRDRFKDTSLIGSAPTPPAPRQEDAQSVPPPPVPDTSRPSGGFALPGLPSRPPPADEEEEEVEAHASTYEPAGQREPSPIRVAAPVARATEPEPEPEPEPEPERRPLPPPLPAQEPEPPAPEVARPLEPETEPDHGAAAGGHRAVIMYDYEKAEGNEIDLVEGQVVINIEMVDADWWMGTNHLGESGLFPSNYVELIEEEAGVTPLAAAEAPSAPSPAARGAPSAPAAAGPTATALYDYEAAEDNELSFPEDAKVTNLEFPDEDWWFGHYGGHAGLFPSNYVQLDS
- the grx4 gene encoding Monothiol glutaredoxin-4 — translated: MSTITEITTQSQWDETLASLPSSTLLVVSFHAPWAAPCAQMATVLSTLASEYPVTDPLNTKWVSINAEELSDISEAYDVTAVPFLVLVRNGRVVETVSGSSAVKVRTAIETNAQKDASAPTAAVNSTNQTNAPVTKTDGANVDPEKQKEELFKRLADLVKAAPVMLFMKGTPSDPQCGFSRQMVGILRENSVKYGFFNILADDEVRQGLKEFAEWPTYPQLWIDGELVGGLDIIKEEMGNNEDFFKPYAVGGTADAAA